taaaatggggatgaagactgtgagccccacgtgggacagcctgagtcccctgtatctcccccagcgcacatcgtaagcgcttaacaaataccaacttcacttctctgtgcctcagttccctcatctgcaaaatggggatgaagactgggagccccacgtgggacaacctgagtcccctgtatctccccctgcgcacacagtaagcgcttaacaaataccaacttcacttctttctgcctcagttccctcatctgcaaaatggggatgaagactgggagccccacgggggacaacctgagtcccctgtatctcccccagcgcacatagtaagcgcttaacaaataccaacttcacttctttctgcctcacttccctcatctgcaaaatggggatgaagactgggagccccacgtgggacaacctgagtcccctgtatctccccctgcgcacaccgtaagcgcttaacaaataccaacttcacttctctgtgactcagttccctcatctgcaaaatggggatgaagactgggagctccacgggggacaacctgagccccctctatctcccccagcgcacaccgtaagcgcttaacaaatagcaacttcacttctctgtgcctcagttccctcatcggcaaaatggggacgaagactgtccTCCCtcagcgcacacagtaagcgcttaacaaaataccaacttcacttctttctgcctcagttccctcatttgcaaaatggggacgaagactgggagcccctcgggggacaacctgagtcccctgtatctcccccaactctgcacctagtaagcgcttaacacctgcCAAGCTGATGCTTACGAAGCCCCACCAACCCGAGGGGCGTCCAAAGGGGAGTCCGCAGGCGGCTCCTTTAAGGGCCAAGGGGGTGGGGCCCGCAGGGGGAGGGGCCCGAGGTCAAACGCCTTGGAGGGAGGCGGCGTCTTGCACCGTGCAGCGCGCACCGCGCACAGTGCAGCGCCTCGAGGTGGGGGgatgcgggggtgggtggggcgaGGCCTGTGCGTGGCCCTgggcttgggggcgggggcggcgtggGGAAGAAAGCCGGgggtgtttggggagggggcggtggtggAGGCGGGGGCGTCGGCCCTGAAATACGGGGCTCCGGAGCCCCGGGGGCTGCAGGTGCGAGGGGGCTATGTACTGAGCTACGACGCGCGGAGTCGCGGGGCGCGTTGGGTGCTGGAGCGGCTGCGGGCCGAGGAGCTGCGGGGCCCCGCACGACGCCGGGCCTGCGCCTTCCGCCCCGACCCCGACCTGCACCCCTATCACCGGGCCACCGACCTCGACTATCGCCACAGCGGCTTCCAGAGAGGACACCTGGCCGCCGCCGCCAACCACAGCCGCAGCCAGGCCCGCATGGACGACACCTTTCTTCTCAGCAACGTCGCCCCGCAGGTCGGGAcctacccccaccccggcctcacaCCCCGGCTCGCCCCCCAGGTCACTCCCTGTCACCCCCAGGGCTCACCTCCCGGCCCACACCCTGGGTCGCCCCCCAAGTCACCCCCTATGTCACCCCCCGGGTCACCTCCAGGCCCGACCCCCAGGTCACCTCCTGGCTCGCTCCCCGGGTCACCCCCCCGGGTCACCCTCTCAGGCCACCCCTGGCTCAGCCCCCAGGTCACCCCCCCAGGTCACCCCCCGGCTCACCCCCCGGGTCACTCCCCAGACCACCTCCTGGCTCACCCCCCAGGtcacccccaggcccggcccccagcTCATCCCCTGGCTCACCCCCTGGGTCACTCTCCAGGTCACCCCCTTAGGCTACCCTTGactcgcccccccccacccccctcggtCACCCCTTGGCCCACCCCCCCAGTCACCCCCAGGTCACCCCCTGGCTCACCCCCTGGCTCACTCCCCAGGTcaacccccagctctccccctgaGTTATCCCCTAGGCAACCCCCCCCCCGTCACCCCCAGGCCCGACCCCCgagtgaccccccccccgccccaacctcctGGTCACCCCCGGCTCACTCCCCAGctcacccccagctctccccctgaGTCATCCCCTAGGTCACCCCCCCGGTCACCCCCAGGCCCGACCCCAGGGTGACCCCCAGCCCAACCTCCTGGTCACCCCCGGCTCACTCCCCAGGTCACCCCCGGGTCGCCCCCAGCTCTCCCCGAGTCATCCCCTAGGTCACCCCCCCCGgtcacccccggcccgcccggccccccgtcaCCCCCGGTCACCCCGCGGCTCACTCCCCCCAGGTCACCTCCCGACCTCACCGGGCGCCCAGCCGAAAGACCTTGGGCCTAGGGAGGCAGATATCCCTTTTTGGCTTTtctaacggtatttgctaagcgcttggcaggcaccgagcgctgggctggataccagATAGCGGGTTGAGACACAGCCCTGCCTTAGTGCCTCCTATAATTTggctgttttttaagcacttcctaggttcaggccctaagcactggggtggatgcaagataagtGGGTTGGCCACAGCCCTGGTTtagtggattataataataaataatagtaactagggtatcagttaagtgcttcctaggtgcccgacactgtactaagcgttgcggGGGGAAATACgagatcattgggttggacacagccctggcttagtggataataatagtaattagggtgtctgttaagtgcttactaggtgtccggcactgtactcagcgttgggGTGGACAGGAGATCAGCGGGTGGGACACggccctggcttagtggataataataataatagtaactagtgtatcagttaagtgcttcctaggtgcccgacactgtactaagcgttggggggggcgggaataCGAGaccattgggttggacacagccctggcttagtggataataatagtaattagggtttctgttaagtgctcactaggtgcccggcactgtactaagcgttggggtggacacGAGATCAGTGGGTGGAACACagccctggcttagtggataataataaataatagtaactagggtatcagttaagtgcttcctaagcacctgacactgtactaaaggttggggtggacacaagatcagTGGGTGGAACACagccctggcttagtggataataataaataatagtaactagggtatcagttaagtgcttcctaagcacctgacactgtattaagcgttgggggaggGAAATATGAGATcatcggttggacacagccctggcttagtggataataatagtaattagggtgtctgttaagtgcttactaggtgcccggcactgtactaagcattggggtggacacgagATCAGTGGGTGGAACACagccctggcttagtggataataataataaataatagtaagtagggtatcagttaagtgcttcctaggtgcccgacactgtactaagcgttggggggggaaatatgagatcatcgggttggacacagccctggcttagtggataataatagtaattagggtgtctgttaagtgctcactaggtgcccggcactgtactaagcgttggggtggacacGAGATCAGTGGGTGGAACACagccctggcttagtggataataataatagtaactagggtatcagttaagtgcttcctaagcacctgacactgtactaaaggttggggtggacacaagatcagTGGGTGGAACACagccctggcttagtggataataataaataatagtaactagggtatcagttaagtgcttcctaagcacctgacactgtattaagcgttgggggaggGAAATATGAGATcatcggttggacacagccctggcttagtggataataatagtaattagggtgtctgttaagtgcttactaggtgcccggcactgtactaagcattggggtggacacgagATCAGTGGGTGGAACACagccctggcttagtggataataataataaataatagtagggtatcagttaagtgcttcctaggtgcccgacactgtactaagcgttggggggggaatatgagatcatcgggttggacacagccctggcttagtggataataatagtaattagggtgtctgttaagtgcttactaggtgccaggcactgtactaagcgttggggtggacacGAGATCAGTGGGTGGAACACagccctggcttagtggataataataataaataatagtaagtagggtatcagttaagtgcttcctaggtgcccgacactgtactaagcgttgggggggggaAATatgagatcatcgggttggacacagccctggcttagtggataataatagtaattagggtgtctgttaagtgcttactaggtgccaggcactgtactaagcgttggggtggacacGAGATAAGCGGGTGGAACACagccctggcttagtggataataataataataaataatagtaactaGGATATCAGTTAGGAAGCCTGCAGATCCCTGCGGAGGCTTCTCGGAAATGGAGACCGTTGTAGGGGTGAGGCCGGACTCCTTTTAGGAAAGCCCCACCGCACCCCCCCGATTTCCCATAAGAATACAAACAGCCGCAAAATCAGAGTTGGACTGAAACTGGGCCTTAACCTCCCCCACTTACCCAGGTGCCCCACCTGAACCAGCACGCCTGGAACAACCTGGAGAAATACTGCCGCAGCCTGACCAGCATCTACAAAAACGTTTACGTCTGCACCGGCCCCCTCTTCCTACCCAGGTGAGGCCCCCCTCAACCCCCGGCCCGGGCACCCGAACGAGGAGATATATAGTCCGCCCACGTGCCCACGGCCACTTGAAGCTAGCCCACGGAGGTGGGATGCCGCGGGAGAGGGGgagttctttccctccccttgggTTTTCACCGGGAGCGCCAGGCCCCAGCCTGATTCACGGTTGCCTGGCAGAGTGGGGAGCCGAGGCTGAGCGGGGCCGCTTCTGAAAGCGAGAAAGCGGGCCGGGGCCTCCGAACCCGAGCACCACCGGCCGGGGCCTCTAACCCGGTGTGCCCCTCGATTGAATTCAGAAAGAGAAGGGTCCGAGGCGAGCCCCTGCCATGTTCTCATCAATTCCTCAGCCCTTAAAGCaccctctcccactgcccccctCTGAAGCGGGCAGTCCCACCTTCCAATCAGTAGTTTTAATCTATCTGGAGTTTATTTAGtcgtataaatgtctgtctcccccgcccagtgtgtgagctcattgtggacggggattgtgtcggTTTTGTGTTAGATtggaccctctcaagcacttaatagggtgctttgtacagtaggcgctcaataaataggattgaatgaattgagagcttactgtgggcagtgcactgtCCTCGGCCCTTAGAAAAGAGtcgtccttgggaaagtacaagacaatagagttggtggacgtgatccctgcccagatggagctcacccCCTTTACccttccactcttcctccctctcctcacccacaGGCAGGAGGCCGACGGGAAGATGTACGTCAAGTACCAGGTGATCGGTAAGAACCACGTGGCGGTGCCCACCCACTTCTTCAAGGTGCTCATCCTCGAGGCGGAGGGCGGGCTGGTAGAGCTGCGATCTTATGTGATGCCCAACGCCCCGGTGGACGAGACCATCCCGCTGGACCGTTTCCTGGTGCCCATCGAGAGCATCGAGCGGGCCTCGGGCCTGCTCTTTGTGCCCAACATCCTCAAGAGGACGAATAAGCTCAGGGCCATCACGCCGGGGGACAAGTGAGGACGCGTGGCTCGGGGGCCAGAGGGTTAAATTAAGTTATTTTTCGAGACAAGAAGTGGTCGCGAGGCCTAGCGTGACGAGAGGTTCTGTTTTATTGTCTGCCTGGGGCCAGCACCGTCCGTACTGGCACCCGCCACTCTGCTCCCCGCTCCTCGGACCCAAACGGAGGCTGCTCCGGTTCTTGGGTCCACCGGCCTGGGCGGGACGGGCAAAGGCCagtcctgtccccctccccgccccccaccccaacttctgTGGCAGAAGGCAGAGCCAGCTGATCCTGATGCCCGGGAGATGGGCCTTCCTGTAGCCATCAGCGTTGTCCTCCTGCCCTTCAGCAAGGCTTGGCCCCAGCCTGGATGATCCGGGGTCGTAAGGATGCCAAGGAGATGAGGATGGCTTCCTGCAAGGGGAAGGCAGCagacagcgctcagaacagtgcttggcacagggtcagcacttaacaagtaccgtaattattatttcaaCGGGGTGGGTGAGGGCAAGGATGGTGGACTGTATTCAGGTCCTCATTCCCCTACTTTCTCTCTGGGATTGGGGAGCCTTCCGGCCCCTTCCCAACACCTGTGGCCACGGTGAGGATTTAAAGGGAGGCAgcggggcccggtggaaagagcctggacccgggagtcggaggacccaggTTTTGACCCCGGCCCTGCTCACTTACTTGCTGTatggcctgggcaagtcactgttaacatccctgaccctcagttccctcatctgcacaatggggactcgatacctgttctccctcctccttggactgtgagcagccccatgtggaacctgatgatcttggatctaccccagtgctcagcccgtagtaaacgcttagcattTTAAATCGGTTATTCAAGAGATGGCATATTGTACGGTTCTGAGAGCCCCTGTGTTTCTGCACGATCTAACTTGAGATCTTTGGGTTAGGAAGAGGGACAGCTACAGCGGCGGCAGAAGTCCCTGACCTCCAAACGTCCCCGGAGCGTAGTTCAGAGCGGTGCCCACCAGCAAGGGGGACCAGACAGTGAAAGGGGTGGCAGTGTGCGTGCCAAAGGGGCGCTGGGCTCCCACCTCTGTGCGGATGGTGCGGCTGCCCTGGTTGGGGCAGGTGTTGAGATAAAGGTCGAAGAGGACGCTGGGCTCCACCACCTCCAGGTTGGGATCTGCGTCCACAGCGGCCTCCAGCCCCTGGAGCCCGCCGAACACGATGAGTGCGTGGCTGAGGGGGAGTGGAgcaagcgagagagagagggagaagtcaggacccggaggaggaggaaaatccaTCCATTGGGCTCCCCATTCCCTGAAAGAcaccggcctccctccccggctGGGGGAACCCGGGGGGGAAGGGAAGTTCACCGGAAGTCGGGGAGCCGGGCCGAGTCCAGGTCCCCGCCTCGCTCCGAGGTGCCGATGGTCAGGTCGTAGCCGTCTTTGAAGGGGACCTCGGCAAACACAGCGCCTGGGAGAGATTTCAGAAGTTCCCTGAGGAAGTGATTTCACTAGGCACAACCCAGGGCTAGCGTCTCTCACTCTCAGGCTTCAGGGCCCCAACCAGACAGGGGCTACTTACCTCTTCCCCAAAATGCCCCCCATCCTTGGGAAGTGGAGGATTTCGGGTAGCaccaggccccggcccccgctgtttcctctcacctccctgccGGCAGCGGGCGTCCGTTACAGCCTACAGCCGTCATCCCATCAGGCTTCTGGCCTTCAGACTCCTTCGCTCTTGTTTCCTAATTAACCTAGGGTGCTGCCCTCTGCTAGCCCAGGGGCTTCTCCCTACCTACCACAGCCAACTCccacgttgggggggggggggggccctgatgCTACCTAGCAGCCGGAAACGCCAAGACTTAAGGGCCCGGCCTTCCCCCGTTCCTCTCCgcagccctccaccccccaaggagacctccccctccccagggtcAGGTAGCCATTGTTGGTTACTCACTGAGACAGGAGGCCAGGCGGACACTGTAGCCCCAGTAGAGGCCGGCTTCCGTGCGGGGCTCCTGGGAAGACACCACCCGGCCCTTGTGGTTCTTGCTTTCTGGAAAGGAAGCCAGGAAGAGCTGTGAGgcttcccgcccccgccccatgaCCCCTCATCCCCCAAAACCCCAGCCCAATCTTTgggacccagcagccaagtgtgAGGGGGGCTACAGGGCCGAGTCCCAGAGTGGATGTGGAGAAGGTGCTCCCGAGTCAGGGAGCGGAGAGGGCCTACGCTGGAAGCAGCGTACCTGGGATCTGCTGCCGGTCTAGCCGCACGGTGACCCTCAGCCCCGGCTCCAGCTGCTTGTCGATCTGCACCTCCtagggccggggagggaagcagaatggaaaATGAGACCCGACTTCTTCCCCCCGGCAACGCCAGTAGCTTGACACAGAGCAAAGTGGGGTAGTTGGGAGGAAGAAGGGTTTTCTCTACACCAGAAGGGGGTGCTGGAACCCTTGCCACCATAGAAGAGTCTGGGAAAGAAAGGGTTTTTTGGGTTCGGTTtggtttttaaatggcatttgttaagcgcttgctaccgGCCAGGCCCCGTTCCAAGCTCCGGGGTCGGAGGGAAAGGGTAGCCAGCACAGagaagaacccagttcccctaaaTGAGAACTGGAAGAGCTCCAACCACCCGGCGAGTAttgtacacgcacacacacgtacccacaactacacacacacaatGCTCCTCCAGACTCCTGA
The Ornithorhynchus anatinus isolate Pmale09 chromosome 4, mOrnAna1.pri.v4, whole genome shotgun sequence genome window above contains:
- the ENDOG gene encoding endonuclease G, mitochondrial, giving the protein MRGWVGRGLCVALGLGAGAAWGRKPGVFGEGAVVEAGASALKYGAPEPRGLQVRGGYVLSYDARSRGARWVLERLRAEELRGPARRRACAFRPDPDLHPYHRATDLDYRHSGFQRGHLAAAANHSRSQARMDDTFLLSNVAPQVPHLNQHAWNNLEKYCRSLTSIYKNVYVCTGPLFLPRQEADGKMYVKYQVIGKNHVAVPTHFFKVLILEAEGGLVELRSYVMPNAPVDETIPLDRFLVPIESIERASGLLFVPNILKRTNKLRAITPGDK